The Fervidicoccus fontis Kam940 DNA window GGGTAACTAGATATGATTTCGGACTAGAAGAAGGGGTAGAAAAATTCATAGGAAGCATAAATGAAGCGGTAGCCAAGTTTTTAATAGAAAGCGACAAAATAGGTATCGATTTAGATTTAAATAAGAGCAGTGATAGCAATATAAAATCTAAAGTTAAATCTGTCGTTCAAATAAACGACGAAATGATCAGAGTTAGGAGGACTAAGCTTCCTGAAGAGATAGACCTAATTAAAAAAGCAGTCGAGATCACAGAGAAAGCTCTTTCACAAACGATTGAAAATCTAAGGAATGGAATGAGGGAAAAAGAAATTTATAGTGAGCATATATGCCAACTTTATAAATCTGGTGCTGAATATTTAGCTTTCGACCCAATTGTAGCTATAACAGAAAACGCTTCAAACCCCCATGCCATTAGCGGAAATAGAGAATTGAAGGCGGATGATATCCTTCTTATAGACACCGGCGCTAAATTTGGAGGCTATGCTTCAGATATGACGAGAACTATTATACCTGAAAAGGGGGAATTCAAAAAATATATAGAATTGCTTGAAGAAGCATACTTCTCTTCCCTCGATGCCTTAAAAACTGGTGCAGGTGCTAAAGAAATAGACGGTATTGCAAGAAATATTCTAAAAAAATATGGATTGGAAAAGTATTTTATTCATTCATTAGGACATGGAGTTGGTATTGATGTGCATGAGGCTCCCAACATAGGACCGACTAGTAACGAGGTATTTATGGAAAATGAAGTAGTGGCAATAGAGCCAGGAATTTATTTCCCCGAAAAAATTGGCTTTAGGTTAGAGAATACAGTTATTGTTGGAAAGAATGGGGCTATTCCATTGAACTCATTAGAATTCGTTATACAGCGTTAAAAATATATTTAGTTTTTCTCTCCATTGATACTTTTCTTTTTCATCGCATCATAAATGTAATTTCTAGCTCTCGTTGAAGAGATCCTTTGAACTCATTAGAATTCGTTATACAGCGTTAAAAATATATTTAGTTTTTCTCTCCATTGATACTTTTCTTTTTCATCGCATCATAAATGTAATTTCTAGCTCTCGTTGAAGAGATCCTTCTCTTGTTTTCCAGCTCCTCAATTATTTCTGGCGTCAGCGTCTCAGGATCTGCATAGGTTGTCCTATTCAATTGCACAAGTCTTTCTTCGCTTACTAACTGCCTAAGTGCCCTTCTAAGTCTGTCCTCACCTATTATAGCACTAAAATGCTCTCTCAGTTGTTGCCATGTAAGTGGTCTCTGTTTCTTCTTGAAGAGATCCATTATGAGCTCTGGAATCTCGTCGTCGTGAGGGCCAACCTCAACTACGACTTCCTCATCTTCATATATTTCTTTTAGCTTCATTTTTCTCACCCTCCTTTTAATTAAATTTATATATACTCTCTTATATATGTTTTTTTCATATTTTTTATATACTGTGTATATTTTTGCGCAAAACTTTACTTCATATTTGACAGCAATTAATTATAATGAAATCTTTTTATTTATAAAGGTTATCATTTTTTTAAAAAGTTTTTAACAAGTTTTTAAATTATAAATAAATACAAATCTCTAAAACTTCTATTTAAACCTTATCTGCAGGAACATATATGGGAGCTCTACGATTCTGGACTATTGTCTTAAGAGTGCCTTTTTCGGCGAGCATTTTCAGTATCTTCTTAGATGTGCTTATTGAAACGCTGAGTTTCTGAGATAGCATAAATGGAGTTATATATTCGACTTGCTTCAATTCCCTCTCCGCTCTCTTTAATAGCTCATCTGGAACGGAAACATTCATTTCAGCTTGCTCTGTCATAGTTCTTGCTTTAGGCTTTTCCTCTCCTCCCTCTCTCTTTTTTGGCATAGCATTGATCACCTTTTTATCTTATAATAAAACAATGTGGGTTTATTAGTTTTTAAGAAATAAAAAATTCAAATAAGAATTTAGCTTTATTAATGAGTGTGAAATGGATGAAATTGCTTCAGATAGGCGACATACACTGTTCTTTAAAGAATTTAAAAAGACTTTTAGAATTGAGAGATGAATTAGAATATGAAATTGCAATTGTACATGGAGATTTAGAATGCGACGGAGAGATAGTTGATCTGTTAGAGAAGCTATCTGATAAAATACTTTTCGTTCCCGGAAACATGGATGATGTCGGGTTAATAAAGATATTTACAGAGAAAAGCTATAACATTGACTCTAAGCTCGTAAAGCTGGGAGAATATTACTTTTTAGGCATTGGTGGGCAGAACTTTTACTCTTCGTATACCTATGCTCTGAAAAAACTCGAAGAAATGAAAGAGAAGAGGAACCTTGTGATCGTTTCCCACCACCCTCCAATTACACAAAATACGGATGTATCATTTGGAGGGATACATATAGGTTTGCCAGAGCTAACAGAAATAGACGAAAAATACTCCCCACTGGCTCACCTTCACGGACATGTTCATGAGTCGCCTGGAATAGATTACATAGGAGATACTTTGGTGGTAAATGCAGGTTCTCTAATGCATGGAAATTTTGCTATTGTAGATATAAAAAACAGAAAGGCTGAAATCAAAAAAATCGTTTAGAAACACGAAGAGTGGTGGGCTATTTGAATCCAACTAATATAAAAGATCATCTAAAGGGAAAAGTTTTGAGCGTAGTATCATCGATATATATGCCAAATAGTTGTATAGATTTTGTGTTGAATCCTTCGGAACAAAATTCTGCAATTTGCTTCAATGACCTTTTTGAGTATTATGATAAGGAGAAAGTAGGTCTCTTATCCGAGCTCGTTCAAAATTATAAGGTAAATAGAATAGTAGAGCTTACTCCAGCAGGATGGATATGGCCTGAAAACATTGCTATTTACATTCATGGAAGGTTCTATGAGTTGAAATGTGAAAGCGATAAAGAGATGATAGAGATTACTAAGGATAATTTAAATAAAATTGAAAAATGCAGAGGTAAAAGGATAATACCTGTTTTTTCAAGAGGTGATGAGGAAAAAATCATTTATAGCTCTATAAGGTCAATAATGTCCTCTGAGCTATTATTAGTATTAGGAAAAGTGGATATAATTTCTCCTGGGTCTTATTTACCTTGGATCGCGAAAAATTTTGGAGGCATTTACATAGTTGAGATAAACCAGGAAAATAGCGAAGTTGATAAGTTCGCAGATTTAAAACTTAACTTGAGCCCAATCGACTTCTTAAAAAGTATCTTGTAATCCGAACCAACCGAAACTGATTTTTAGTAAAAACTATTGAAGATATTTCTACTTTTTGCTTTTATTTATTTCCTTTTTAACTTCAAAAATACTAGTTATGACGCTCTGACCACTGTTTTCACATTCTCCTAAAATTTTCCCTACATAATCTCCTTTCTGGAAAGCCCTTTCGGTTGTTTGCCCTGTGCTAGTGCATGTTATTACGGTTTTTACTTCGACCTCTTCCTGAGTTTTTTTAGGTGACATCTGAATCATCGCATAGTAAAATAAAGCGAGAGTCGCCGCGAGGAGCACAAGTGTAAGTATACCTTGTACTTCTGGAGAAAAAATTGATGTCCCGCTAGAAAATTGCATCGCGAATACCATCTGTATTCAACCTCATTATCTTATTCCACAGCTGTTTCCTATACCTGCAATTATTATTATGCTGTCTTCCGGTATATTTTTAACTAGCTCCTTAATTCTCTCTGTAACTTTATCTATAGCATCGACTATTTCCTTCTTCATAGTTAAAATTGCTTCTTCCATGCTCATTTTAACTATTATTGCATGGAGCGGAATGCCATAATTAGCAGCTGCCCTTTCTATCCTGATCTTTTCAGGACCTACGTCTCCTATAGCCGCTCCTGCTCCCTCCGTTACCTCTCCAGTAGGCTCTCCCTCAAGCTTTAGAGCTGCATCTACAGTTATTATCATACCGACTTTTTTGCCCTCCTCATTAACCAGCTTATTCAATAAGGACTCAACAGCGAAGCCAGGATGCCCAACGTTGCTTTCGGGACCACTTGCCTTTATTAGATAAGCTTTCCTATTCTCAATGATTGTCTCAAAGTAAACGGTATCTTTCACGATTTCAACAGGCTGTGCATTCGGTCCTGCTAGTTTAAATACCGTTAATGGACCTGCGCCATCTCCTACAGGCTTTCCTTCTAAAAATACATCTAACGCCTTACTATATGCTTCAGCCTGCTTAATGAGCATTGGCAAGATCATTTCCAGTTGCATAATAAGTATCCAATTGTTTGTCTTCTGTCCAGTTATTAAATAATGTCTTACATATTTAAACACAAGCGTTAAGGCAGATGCGATTTCCAGAGCTGTAACTGCAATGCTCTTTTCAACTTTGCTTGCCTTTGGGACTACTTGTTCGAGCAATCCTTCTATTCTATCCTCTCTTGTCTTAAATAAAATATCCATTCTCTTAATTATGTCCGTAGGTTCTACGTTTACTGGATCGATTACAAAGTAGTTGATACCCCTCTCAACGACAGGCTCAGGCTTCTCCAACCCTAAACCTTTAAGGAAGTTTATAGTTTTATTCT harbors:
- a CDS encoding metallophosphoesterase family protein, which translates into the protein MKLLQIGDIHCSLKNLKRLLELRDELEYEIAIVHGDLECDGEIVDLLEKLSDKILFVPGNMDDVGLIKIFTEKSYNIDSKLVKLGEYYFLGIGGQNFYSSYTYALKKLEEMKEKRNLVIVSHHPPITQNTDVSFGGIHIGLPELTEIDEKYSPLAHLHGHVHESPGIDYIGDTLVVNAGSLMHGNFAIVDIKNRKAEIKKIV
- a CDS encoding M24 family metallopeptidase codes for the protein MRKISSSIYERDIFLKKLKKIEEIAQEKGISKIVLMNDTNIRYLTGLELSGAAILDFVNKEHTIIIPFMENWKIKKLFGGYFRVIGVTRYDFGLEEGVEKFIGSINEAVAKFLIESDKIGIDLDLNKSSDSNIKSKVKSVVQINDEMIRVRRTKLPEEIDLIKKAVEITEKALSQTIENLRNGMREKEIYSEHICQLYKSGAEYLAFDPIVAITENASNPHAISGNRELKADDILLIDTGAKFGGYASDMTRTIIPEKGEFKKYIELLEEAYFSSLDALKTGAGAKEIDGIARNILKKYGLEKYFIHSLGHGVGIDVHEAPNIGPTSNEVFMENEVVAIEPGIYFPEKIGFRLENTVIVGKNGAIPLNSLEFVIQR
- a CDS encoding DUF1512 domain-containing protein codes for the protein MSSTITDWINAISQLAFLIVFLLLFLGFNQRFQIYISSRNIKLKLNILEKMALDSQNKTINFLKGLGLEKPEPVVERGINYFVIDPVNVEPTDIIKRMDILFKTREDRIEGLLEQVVPKASKVEKSIAVTALEIASALTLVFKYVRHYLITGQKTNNWILIMQLEMILPMLIKQAEAYSKALDVFLEGKPVGDGAGPLTVFKLAGPNAQPVEIVKDTVYFETIIENRKAYLIKASGPESNVGHPGFAVESLLNKLVNEEGKKVGMIITVDAALKLEGEPTGEVTEGAGAAIGDVGPEKIRIERAAANYGIPLHAIIVKMSMEEAILTMKKEIVDAIDKVTERIKELVKNIPEDSIIIIAGIGNSCGIR
- a CDS encoding 30S ribosomal protein S25e is translated as MPKKREGGEEKPKARTMTEQAEMNVSVPDELLKRAERELKQVEYITPFMLSQKLSVSISTSKKILKMLAEKGTLKTIVQNRRAPIYVPADKV